From one Triticum urartu cultivar G1812 chromosome 3, Tu2.1, whole genome shotgun sequence genomic stretch:
- the LOC125545188 gene encoding thioredoxin-like fold domain-containing protein MRL7 homolog, chloroplastic has product MLRLPALLPLKPSAPTTGLNPTRRSHGHRGPKRLLASSTTPPPPPPPPRRTPNPATAPKPPKPEPRAGPQNPEGAAAEFPTTKPRKPRRGRRSEAAAVEDFVRDRLEQVFASIQERDPEVLQGKGDILKPKEEEERASGEEPGEEDGEQKTVVEEEDPSWPLDADVGWGVRASEYFDKHSIKNVTVDGVEIDWEGEVDRGWVKEINCLEWESFAFHPSPLIVLVFERYNRAADNWRFLQELEKATKVYWDTKDRLPPRTVKIDLNIERDLAYALQAKECPQLLFLRGNKILYREKEIRTADELVQMIAYFYYNAKRPSCVNPEALAPSF; this is encoded by the exons ATGCTTCGTCTCCCCGCTCTCCTCCCTCTTAAACCCTCGGCCCCGACCACCGGCCTAAACCCCACCCGGCGCAGCCATGGCCACCGCGGCCCCAAACGCCTCCTCGCTTCCTCCAccacgccgccgccaccgccgccgccgccgcgacgGACTCCCAATCCAGCCACGGCCCCGAAACCCCCGAAGCCCGAACCCCGCGCGGGCCCCCAGAATCCAGAAGGCGCCGCCGCGGAGTTCCCCACAACCAAGCCCCGCAAACCACGCCGCGGTCGCCGAAGCGAGGCGGCCGCCGTGGAGGACTTCGTCCGCGACCGCCTCGAGCAGGTCTTCGCCTCCATCCAGGAGCGCGACCCCGAGGTCCTCCAAGGCAAAGGCGACATCTTGAAGccaaaggaggaggaggagcgggcTTCCGGCGAGGAGCCCGGGGAGGAAGATGGGGAGCAGAAGacggtggtggaggaggaggaccCGAGCTGGCCACTGGACGCCGACGTCGGGTGGGGGGTCCGGGCGTCGGAGTACTTCGACAAGCATTCCATCAAGAACGTGACGGTGGACGGCGTGGAGATCGATTGGGAAGGAGAGGTCGACCGGGGCTGGGTCAAGGAGATCAACTGCTTGGAGTGGGAGAGCTTCGCCTTCCACCCCAGCCCCCTTATCGTCCTAGTCTTCGAGCGCTACAACAG GGCGGCTGACAATTGGAGGTTCCTTCAAGAATTGGAGAAGGCTACTAAGGTATATTGGGATACAAAAGATCGGCTACCTCCACGG ACTGTGAAGATTGATCTGAACATCGAGAGAGACCTGGCATATGCACTCCAAGCAAAGGAATGCCCGCAATTGCTGTTCTTGAGAGGAAACAAAATCCTATACAGAGAAAAAG AGATAAGAACAGCTGACGAACTAGTTCAAATGATTGCCTATTTCTACTACAATGCAAAGAGACCATCATGTGTCAATCCCGAAGCCCTTGCTCCTTCATTCTAA
- the LOC125545187 gene encoding protein VAPYRIN-like codes for MAAAKPACSAPANSADAAKPAAAPEPEQQLLEVAEEEVVVDFKPNAKCRVDLRLRSLHPTLPVAFKVQTSSPLKFLVSPPRGALQPLSTATIRVVLRPQPHAPPSFPRSRADRFLVLSSLSAAHLDSAASVPGGAGVGIGAIRLRVFFGGPYLLRLAADAGDSAAVRLILRRQPHLLPVLDPEAAVPDAEPWAPLHAAAARGDCGEVRRLGQEALAARDKDGRTALHVAAAAGEAEAVAELVDMGADSAAADARGRTPLDVAREKGYKEVVDVLQRWEQVMTAARRGDLRSLEFLLSKRTGLRGRDQYGLTALHVAAIKGHCDAIALLAGSGCMDVECEDVEGHRPLHLAVEGGCADAVDLLLDMGADAHARTKRGATPLQMADTMGYDDISKLLRARGADEAAAAAAAGDAQLCIASSSSSSISCA; via the exons ATGGCCGCTGCTAAGCCAGCCTGCTCCGCTCCCGCCAATTCCGCCGACGCAGCCAAACCGGCGGCGGCGCCAGAGCCCGAGCAGCAGCTGCTGGAGGtggcggaggaggaggtggtcgTCGACTTCAAGCCCAACGCCAAGTGCCGCGTCGACCTCCGCCTCCGCTCGCTGCACCCGACGCTCCCTGTCGCCTTCAAGGTGCAGACCTCCTCCCCGCTCAAGTTCCTCGTCAGCCCGCCGCGCGGCGCCCTGCAGCCGCTCTCCACGGCCACCATCCGCGTCGTGCTCCGCCCGCAGCCGCACGCGCCGCCGTCCTTCCCGCGCTCCCGCGCCGACCGCTTCCTCGTCCTCTCCTCCCTCTCCGCCGCGCACCTCGACTCCGCGGCCTCCGTGCCCGGCGGCGCCGGCGTCGGCATCGGCGCCATCCGCCTCCGCGTGTTCTTCGGCGGGCCCTACCTGCTCCGCCTCGCCGCGGACGCCGGGGACTCCGCGGCCGTGCGCCTCATCCTGCGCCGGCAGCCGCACCTCCTGCCGGTTCTCGACCCCGAGGCGGCCGTGCCGGACGCCGAGCCGTGGGCGCCGCTGCACGCCGCTGCCGCGCGGGGCGACTGCGGAGAGGTGAGGAGGCTGGGGCAGGAGGCGCTCGCGGCGCGCGACAAGGACGGCAGGACGGCTCTGCACGTTgcggccgccgccggggaagcaGAGGCCGTGGCAGAGCTGGTGGACATGGGCGCCGACTCCGCCGCGGCCGACGCGCGCGGGCGGACTCCGCTGGACGTGGCGCGAGAGAAGGGCTAC AAGGAGGTGGTGGACGTGCTGCAGCGGTGGGAGCAGGTGAtgacggcggcgaggcggggcgacCTCCGGAGCCTGGAGTTCCTCCTCAGCAAGCGCACGGGCCTCCGCGGCCGCGACCAGTACGGGCTGACGGCGCTCCACGTGGCCGCCATCAAGGGCCACTGCGACGCCATCGCCCTGCTGGCGGGGTCGGGGTGCATGGACGTGGAGTGCGAGGACGTGGAAGGGCACCGGCCGCTGCACCTCGCCGTCGAGGGCGGCTGCGCCGACGCCGTCGACCTGCTGCTCGACATGGGCGCCGACGCCCACGCCAGGACCAAGCGGGGCGCCACGCCGCTCCAGATGGCCGACACCATGGGCTACGACGACATCTCGAAGCTGCTGCGCGCCCGGGGCGccgacgaggcggcggcggcggcggcggcaggtgACGCGCAGCTGTGCATCGCGTCGTCGTCTTCCTCGTCGATATCCTGTGCATAA